TGACAGTCTTATTTCATTTCTCTGTTAATAAAATTCATAATAGTAGCTTGTTCAGGGTAAATACTATTTATGATCACACTGTATTGTTTTGAAATAGGCGGCAGCTTGCGATATAGATGCTTCCGGAATATCAATATTCTTTTTGCTTTCACGAGCCGATTGTTCAATCAGCTCTTTATTTTGCTGGAAAGAAAGTGGGGCAAAATAGGTGGCAATATCTCCCTTTTGTTGACGCTGAAGAGGGTAGTACAAAGTGGAGTTGTTACAAGTGAAATCTACGTTCTTAAAAGAAATTGATTTTCGTTGTTGTGCGTCCTGTGTTACAAAATGTACTTGCTTATTTGTAATGTCATATACAATACGCCACTTTGTATATGATCCTTGTGCTACGTTATCCAGAATACTAAATGCATAATCAACAATAGGCTTGTTGGTGGTTGTTGTTTGAAAGTCTTGCACCATACGGCAAGCGGTAGCAAAGCGTTCAACAGAGTTGTCGGAATATCCATTTGAGCTACCATGCAGGCTTACCTGGCGTTCAGCCTCTTCATAAACGGTATTGGTTAATACCGGGTTAGAAAGATCCTTTCCGCTGTGTACTTTCATTTTGCCATTAATAAACTCAATAGTGGCAGCGTTACCGTTAGCATCAGCTACCAAATAGTGAAGGGGGGCAGCATTATCGCGGCTAATGCGGATAGCGCTGTCAGTGGCAATCACTTCACTAACGGTAGTGCAATTGTCTAACTGGTACTGGATCCACTGCAGCTCATTCATGGCAGCACGTTGATCAGCCCTTGGGTACGTGGTTTCAGT
This genomic interval from Flavisolibacter tropicus contains the following:
- a CDS encoding linear amide C-N hydrolase; translation: MRKALALFFLILYSSFLYACSTFLLKKDGQLVFGRNYDWVTGNGAVMINARGVKKTSFTPVGEKAITWISKCGSITFNQFGKEFPHGGMNEKGLVVELMWLTETTYPRADQRAAMNELQWIQYQLDNCTTVSEVIATDSAIRISRDNAAPLHYLVADANGNAATIEFINGKMKVHSGKDLSNPVLTNTVYEEAERQVSLHGSSNGYSDNSVERFATACRMVQDFQTTTTNKPIVDYAFSILDNVAQGSYTKWRIVYDITNKQVHFVTQDAQQRKSISFKNVDFTCNNSTLYYPLQRQQKGDIATYFAPLSFQQNKELIEQSARESKKNIDIPEASISQAAAYFKTIQCDHK